In the Silene latifolia isolate original U9 population chromosome 1, ASM4854445v1, whole genome shotgun sequence genome, AATTAATTAGGTAAGACAAATAGGAGCGGAAGGGAAGGAATGGAGAGGGAGGTTGTCCCTCGGCTCCTATTCAACCTTACTAAACAGGGGAAGTCGTCCCTACCCTTTTCCCTCCAAATTCCTCTATCCAATCAAAGAGTAAATGATTGTTAAGATTAGATTATAGTTGAATATCATTTGAGGAGGGAAGGGGTAGAGACTAGAAAGGGAGAATGGAGTAAGGAGGTTTTAGTATGTCTTATGTTGGAGGGATTTTAATTTCTAGACGGAGGGAAAATGTATCCTTCAATCTTCCACTCTGTTTGTTTCCCTCTCATCCTAAATTGCATGCCTCACTTTCCATGCAAATCCCTTTATCCAAACATAGGCTACGGGTGTTGTGATATATTGTCATAATGTTTATGAATCAATGGACGTTCCACTCAATATAAAATACTTCTGTTGCACCTTTGCATTGATGTTCTGAAGTCAAAAGTTTCAAAACTAATATGTTgagaaataaaatattaataatatgaTACTAAAATGATTACATCTCGAATAAAACCATGTATTCAACAAACAAGAAATATATgtccaagaaaaaaaaaactgttggAAGTGTTTGGAAGAACAATTTTGAATAGAGGAAGTTATTTATGTTGCTTGGACGTTGACATCTGGTTTAGAGCCGAAGTCCTGTTTTGCTTCTAAATAAATAGAGGTGATAACATATGTTTGCTTGTGCTGTAAGTTCTCTCTTTCTTTCTGTTTCAGGGTTATGACTGTCAGTTTCCACAAGTATGGAAATATGTTCTTTCCTGGAACAGGAGATGTCAAGGTAAGACTTTCATTTTCCTACTCCTTGCATTGGGATTGGTTCTTATGTGGTTTTTAGTTTCTTGTTGTTCGCTGGTGCTAGTTGATCTGTATCTTTAATAAGTAATGAGgtagaattttaaatttttacatTGTTAAAGAAGCTTGTTGATCTAAGAAAAGACTTGAGCTATATTTTCTTTTGCTTCTCCGCTTCTCTACATGTTGCGTAATTATTCGTTTGCCAATCTTGAAGGAAATTGGAGAGAAGGAAGGTAAATATTATGCCATAAATGTTCCGCTTAAGGATGGGATTGATGACAACAGCTTTACTAGACTATTCAAGACGGTAAGGTCTAATTTCCGGGGCCACCAGGTCTAATATGAGTCAATGAACATGTGCTTGAGAGCGATGACAAATCTCTTGTTTTCTCGCAGATTATTTCGAAGGTTGTTGAGTTCTATCAGCCAGGAGTTATTGTTTTACAATGTGGAGCTGATTCACTTGCAGGAGACCGATTAGGCTGCTTCAACCTCTCCATTGATGGTGCCGGTTTTTTGTAATTGACcacatttatcttattgttggctGGTAATTTTGTTGGAACGACATTTTGTAGCGGTCCTGGTTGCAAAGCAGATTTTAATCCTGTTCTTTATTTGCTCTGACTATTTACAGGACATGCAGAATGTGTGAGGTTTGTGAAGAAATTTAATCTGCCCTTGCTGGTAAGTTTGGGGAAATGAAGTGCATTGCTACATATTATGCTTTTGTCGTTTAAAGTCATATCGACTAACATGAGGGGATTTATTTATTAGGTTACTGGAGGAGGGGGATACACAAAGGAGAATGTTGCTCGATGTTGGGCAGTGGAAACAGGGGTTCTTTTAGATACAGATCTGCCAAATGGTATTCCTCTCCATCTCTTGTTAAGTTCTCGCATTTTTCTTTTACCAATATTTTTCTCGGTAACAATTTTTtcaaacatttttttattttgCAAAATCACGTGAAATTTCACTTTAATGATTATTTTTCGCACTTCATCATGTTAAAAAGCGTCATTAATGTTCATGAAAGTTGACTATGTTATACCTTTGTTTGCCAAAATGAGAATTTCTAAACCTCATGTCACCATAATGGGAATTCCAAACCCTTGATCACCAAAGTGAAATTTGTGAAACCCCATTACACCAAATTGAAATTAGCTCAAATCTCCTAGCATCAAGATGGAaataatccttcttttattggTCCTCGTATCAATAATTTTCTGATAAAAATGGGAAATGATTCTTCTTGCAGAAATTCCACACAATGACTACAGTGAATATTTTGGACCAGATTATTCCTTGAGGATACCTAGTGGATACATTGTATGTTTCTCCTTCTATGTTTTTCCTCCAAAATCAGTACATGGTTTTGGATAGCTACATTTTGATTTTGTATTATCAAGGTTCTTTGGTTATAAGTAATGTGGTTTAGGTAGTGTAAATAATATTTTGTACTGATATTGGAGGTTATAAATACTGTAATTTAAGACGGATCCCGTTTGGTTTCATTGCAGGAGAACATGAATAGTAAATCATACCTAACTTCAATCAAAATGCAAGTTATGGAGAATCTTCGTCGTATCCAACATGCTCCAAATGTACAAATGCATGAGGTTAGTTTTGTTACCATAATTTTAGCGATGACAATTATTTTACTTCCATCAGAAAGTGGCTTTTGTTTCAATTTTGGGTGCGTTTTAATTTCCTTAGGAAGGAAACTTCATTGGCAGTTTAGCCGCATGGATGTTTTGTGAAGTGTTCTTAGAGCCTCTTTATAGTAAAATAATCTTATAGGGAGTCAATGTTAATGTTTGCTATCACAAGGACTGATGATCCTTCGTTCACTATTATTTTATCGTATCATATTGTTTTTGTGAGAGCGTTTTTTATCGTGGTCCATCTTTGtagtttatattttatatacgCTGCCTTTAGTGCAATGATAATGTGTCCATTGCCTGCTAGGAAATGCTAGTTCTGAAACTTCCAATTAGTTCAAAACAGAGAATTTATATTATAGCTATTTGCAGGTTCCTCCAGATTTTTACATTCCGGATTTTGATGAAAATGAGGAAAACCCGGATGAGCGCATTAATCGTAAGTCTAATCAGACTAACATGTACTCCACATACATATTCCCATCTTGTTTATCAGAGTTTGTATCTTTCTTCTTACACGTGTAAAATCCTCAGAGCAAACACGGGACAAGCTTATTCAGCGGGATGATGAGTACTACAATGGCGACCGTGACAACGATAACAGGGACGATGTTTAGGTGTGATCCGACTGAAGATTTTGCACCACCTGCGTTTGGTCAAATTCAGTAAGTGTGGTGAGCTTAGACATTGTAAATGTACATAGGCTTTTACATCTAGTCGGTTCATTAAATTTTCAGCTTAGGCCTAGCTCAGCTGTATAATTGGATTGTAACTTTTGCGCTTCGTTTCCGATGAAGTTTATTGTGAAGCGTCATTCATTCGATGCGATTCTCAATACAATTTTCATTTTGGATCATACTTTAGGCAAGTAATGTTGAAATTTTGTCGTAATCGTGTTGCCGGTTGATGTGTTGTTGAATCTGGTCTCTGTGTCTTCCCCTTTAATAGGACGTGTAAAGAGAAAAAGAACTGCGAAAACTTGGGATTTCAAAACAATTTGGGGCACGTAAAGTAAATGCATACTCAGAGGACACATGCTCCTTGAGGTTGCGTGCTGGTGACTTCTCTTCCACAAGAATGGACGAGATCTTTAATGGTCTCCCAAACTGCCTAAAGATACTACTTTTCCTACTTGTAAACAATATCCAAACCACAAATGGAAAGTTTTAACAAAACTGTTGGGTTTATATCGACTCTGTTGCCGGGTTACTGTCGCTGCTCTAGTTAGCATTTAGCAACTTCAACATGTGAAATGGTACTATAAATCCGTCTCTAAGAGTGACGGCCATGTCTTTGAAGGATCGCCAAGTCCTCTGATGACTTCAGCCCTTCTCATCTCATAAACGACCTCAAAAAcgagattttgat is a window encoding:
- the LOC141614267 gene encoding histone deacetylase 9-like, which codes for MRSKDKISYFYDGDVGNVYFGPNHPMKPHRLCMTHHLVLSYELHQKMEIYRPHKAYPTELAQFHSADYVEFLHRITPDKQEEFMSEMAKFNLGGDCPVFDNLFEFCQIYAGGTIDAARRLNNKLCDIAINWAGGLHHAKKCEASGFCYINDLVLGILELLKYHARVLYIDIDVHHGDGVEEAFYFTDRVMTVSFHKYGNMFFPGTGDVKEIGEKEGKYYAINVPLKDGIDDNSFTRLFKTIISKVVEFYQPGVIVLQCGADSLAGDRLGCFNLSIDGHAECVRFVKKFNLPLLVTGGGGYTKENVARCWAVETGVLLDTDLPNEIPHNDYSEYFGPDYSLRIPSGYIENMNSKSYLTSIKMQVMENLRRIQHAPNVQMHEVPPDFYIPDFDENEENPDERINQQTRDKLIQRDDEYYNGDRDNDNRDDV